The DNA window TTTGCCCTTCGCCTTCGCGATCCCCGGGCGGATGCTCCACGTGAAGGAAGAGGCGGCGGATGACCATCGACTTGGCAGCCTTCGTCATGGGAGCCGGGCTGGGGGTGGCTGTCGGCGGCGGCGCCGCGGCCGCGTATTTGCTGGGTTCGGTCCGCCGGCTCAGGCGGGACGGTGAAGCTGCCCAGCGGACGGTCGGCGAGGCGCTGGCCATGCTCGACCGCGCCCAGGTCAGCATCTGCCTGGTCAAGGACCGGACCATCGTCGCCTGCAATCGCGGCTTCGAACGGTTGTTCGGGTATGGCCCTGGCGAGCCGGTCGGCCAGTCGACGCGCATCCTCTACGACAGCGACGCCGCCCATGAAGCCGGCGGCGACGACTACCGGCAGATTGCCGAGGGGCTGTTCGTCGGCGACGCCAGGCTGGTGCGCAAGGATGGCACGCCGATCTGGGTCGCCGATCATGGCGAGGCGCTCGACCGAGGCGATCCCTCCAAGGGCACGGTGTGGACCGCCTTCGACATCACCGAGCGCAAGCACATCGAGACCGAGATCCGCCTTGCCAATGCGCGCCTCGAGTTGGCGCAGAATGCCGGCGGCATCGGCATCTACGACAAGGATTATCTTTCCGACGTCTTCTACCGGTCGCCGCAGACCGAGCGGCTGTTCGGCCTGCCGCCGGGCGGCTTTGGTCAGGGCGACGATGTCTGGCTGCCCCACGTTCATCCCGAGGATCGGCAAGCGGCGGCCGAGGCCGTGAGGCGGGCGATCGAGGCCAAGCGCACCGATTACAGCGTCACCTATCGCGTTCTTCTGCCGGATGGCGATATCCGCTGGATTTCCTCGGTCGGCCAAATCATTCTGACATCCGAAGGCCGGTTGGCACGTGATATCGGCGTCAACGTCGATCTTACCGAACAGAAGCGGGCCGAGCAGGCGATCGCCGCCGCCAAGGAAGTTGCCGAGGACGCGGCGCGCGCCAAGGCGACCTTCCTCGCCAACATGAGCCACGAGATCCGGACGCCGATGAACGCCGTCATCGGCATGACCCGGCTCGCCCTCAAGACCGAACTCAGCCCCCGCCAGCACGGCTATCTCACCAAGATCTTCTCGGCCGCCGAGAACCTGTTGGGCATCGTCAACGATGTCCTCGATTTCTCCAAGATCGAGGCCGGGCGGATGACGCTGGAACACGTGCCGTTCCGCCTCAGCGACATTCTCGACAATCTCGCCAGCCTGATCGCCTTCAAGACGGAAGCCAAGGGCGTCGAGGTGGTGTTCCGCGTCGCGCCTGACCTGCCCAACCTGATCGGCGACCCGCTGCGCCTCGGGCAGGTGCTGCTCAACCTGACCGGCAACGCCGCCAAGTTCACCGATCGCGGCACGATCGTCATCAGCGTCGATATCTTCGAGAGCCATGTCGAGACCCAGGACGCCGGCCGTGTCGAGCTGATCTTCGCTGTCGAGGATACCGGCATCGGCATGACCGCCGAGCAGCAGGCGCGCCTGTTCAAGTCGTTCTCGCAGGCCGACAGCTCGGTGACGCGCAAATATGGCGGTACCGGCCTGGGCCTGGCGATCTCCAAGGAACTGGTCGAGCTGATGGGCGGGGCGATCCGCGTCGAAAGCACGCTCGGCGTTGGCAGCCGTTTCAGCTTCACCGCCCGTTTCGAGGTCGCCGACGACGAGGTCGTCGTCCACCGGGCCGACCAAGTGTCGCTCAACGGCCGCCGCGTTCTGGTGGTCGACGACAACGACGTCGCCGTCGAGGTGCTGTCGGAGACGCTGCGCGGCTTCGGGCTCGACGTTTTCACGGCAACCTCCGGCCTCCGGGCACTGGAAACCCTGGTGGAGGCGTCGGAATCGGGCAATTCCATCGAGCTGGTGCTGATGGATTGGCGCATGCCCGGCTGGGACGGCATCGAGACCACCCGCCACATCCGCAGCGATGCCCGGATCTCGGCGACGCCGGCCATTTTGATGGTATCCGCCTATGGCCGCGAGGACATGACCCGGCAGGCAAGTGGCGTCGCCATCGACGGCTTTCTGTCCAAGCCGGTCAACCCGGCGCTGCTGTTCAATGGTCTGTTGAAGATCCTGCGTCCCGAGCGGGACGGCGATGGATTGGAGCGCATCGCCGGCTTCGTCGACGATTTCCCCGACCTGTCGGCTTTGGCTGGCGCCCGCGTGCTGCTGGTCGAGGACAATGCCCTCAATCGCGAGGTGGCCATCGAGTTTCTGGCCGAGGCGCCGGTGACCGTCGATCTCGCCGGAGACGGCCAGGAGGCGATCGACGCCGTCCGCGCCCAACATTACGACCTCGTGCTGATGGACGTGCAGATGCCGGTGATGGACGGCCTGACGGCGACGCGGCGTATTCGCGAGCAGCCGGAGTTCCAGAAGCTGCCGATCATCGCCATGACGGCCCACGCCATGGCCGGCGACCGCGAGGCGAGCCTTGCCGCCGGTATGAACGACCACCTGACCAAGCCGATCGATCAGGCCCATTTGCTGCGGACCCTGGTGCACTGGATCGACGTCGAGGGCGTCGAAAAGCCGGCCGATGGCACCGCGCCGGCGAAGGCGGCTGCCGAACCCGCCGCTCCGGCGCTGCCGGTTGGCGGACTGCCGATGATCGCCGATGTCGACTGGCAGACGGCGCTCCGCCGCACCAACTACAATCCCGCCCTGCTGGTCAAGCTGGTGCACAACTATCGGCGCGACTTCGTCAATACCGTCGAGGCGCTGCGCGAGGCCAACGCGGCGGGCGATCTCGACCGCATCCGCCTGTTGGCGCACGGCCTCAAGTCGGCGAGCGCCTATCTCGGCGCCGGCAAGATGGCCTGGCTCGCCAAGGAAGTGGAGCAGGGCCTCAGGCGAGGCGCCGTCGATGAAGCGCTCGCCCTGATCCCCGATCTGACGACGACGCTGGCGAACCTGCTGGAGGGGCTTGCCGGCTTCGATGCCGAGCCGCGCACAGCCGATCCCGCCGCCGTCGATCTTGCCAAGCTGGCGCGGCGCTTCCAGCGGCTGGCCGCCCTTCTGAGGGCCGACGACAGCCTGGCCGAAGAGGCCGCCGCCGAACTGTCGGCCATGCTGAGCGGCACCGCGCATGCGGACCGCATGGAAGCCGTTCGCATCGAGATCGGCGAAGTCGAATATGACAAGGCATTGATCTTGCTAGAGGCCCTGGCAGCGAGCCTTGGCATGGACATTGAGGCCGGAGCGACTGCGACGCTGGTCGCCGGAGACAAGCCGTGAACTGGAAAAACCCGCAGAAAATCCTGATCGTCGACGACGCGGCGGTCAATCGTCAGGTGCTCGGAGATCTGTTCCGGGCCGAGCATACGGTCATCCTGGCCAAGAGCGGCGAACAGGCGCTCGAACGGGCCGGGCAGCACCAGCCGGACGTCATCCTGCTCGACGTGGTGATGCCGGAGATGGATGGCTACGAGGTGCTGCGGCGCCTGCGCGCCGACTCGCGCACGGCGGCTATCGCCGTGATCTTCATCACCGGCCTCGACACACCGGAAGACGAGGCGCATGGCCTGACGGTGGGCGCCTCCGACTATATCGCCAAGCCGTTCAACATCCAGGTGGTCAAGGCGCGCGTCAACGTGCACCTGAGGCTTGCCCGCCAGCAGCGCCTCTTGGAAACGCTGGCCAATGTCGACGGCCTGACCGAGATTCCCAACCGCCGCTATTTCGACGAGCGCTTCGCCGAAGAGTTCGAACGCGCCGGGCGGGACGGCAAGCCGCTGTCGCTGGCGCTGTGCGATATCGACTTTTTCAAGCAATTCAACGATCGCGTCGGCCATGCCGGCGGCGACCGCATGCTGCGCGACGTGGCGAGCGCGCTGGTTGCCGTGTGCCGGCCGGACGATTTCGTCGCCCGCTATGGCGGCGAGGAGTTCGCGCTGTTGATGCCGGATACAGTTGCCGACGAGGCCTGGCGGGTCGCCGACGAAGTGCGGCGGGCGATTGCCGCGCTGCTCGGCGAAAACGACGGCGAGGCCGGGTCGGGCGTGACCATCAGCATCGGCGGCGCCACCAAGGGGCGCCTGGAGCGTCTCGACGTTCTCCTGGCCGCCGCCGACCACGAACTCTACCGGGCGAAGGACGCCGGGCGCGACCGCGTCAGCTGGCGTGGCATCGACCGAACGTCGACCGTCAGCCGCGATGAGGCTTCGAGGGAGCCGCATTCTGAGAGCCTGCCCGGAAACTCACCTGGGGCGGGCATCTAGTGGTTCGACTCCGACATTTGCATCCGCCTGATATCGGCCTCGGAGCAAATGTCGGAGTCATAAGAACCACTAGCAAGTTATTGTTTCTAGTGGAGCTTTTGAATTTGACATTTGACCGCGAGCTTCATGTCAGGCGGGACTCAAATGTCAAATTCGCTCCACTAGAGCCTGTGAGGCCGCTGCCGCCATGCGGGGCGGCTCAGAATAGCAAAAAGGCCGGGTGAACCCGGCCTTTTCTCCAACGCCTCGATGATCAGTGCCAGTACATCCGTGGTCAAAGATCAGAAGCGTCAGATGAGTGTTAAACTCACGTTGTTACAGATGGGTGACATTCTCGGAAATTCAAGGGGCGAATGTGTTCGCCCCCGTTGTTTGCCTGGGAAGTCTTTCCCTGCCGCTCGAAAGCAGCTCAGGCAGCGCTGAGGTTCTCGGCCGCGTTGCGACCGGTCCGGCTGTCCTGCACGATGTCGAAGGTGACCTTCTGGCCATCGGAGAGCGTGGTCATGCCAGAGCGCTCGACGGCGGAGATGTGAACGAACACATCAGGCTGGCCATTGCCGATCTCGATGAAGCCAAAACCCTTGACGGTGTTGAAGAATTTGACGGTTCCGTTAGCCATGATGATATTCCTTTCAATTGAGATAGATTTTCGCCGCCCGGCAATGTGCCGTGCGCCGTAGTTCTCGAAATTGATAAGGAAGATCGTAAGTGCCGGTCGGCGCTAAAACAACGTTCGTCAACAAGATCGACCCGATAATAGATATACCGGTTGGGGCTATTTTACAAGGATCGCTTGGAAATATTGCCCGACCGCTGAGCTGACCCCTTCAATTCGCCGACAAATTCAACGAAGTTTTCGGGGTTGCTCAGGGGGGCAAAACTCCAAGACTTATTCCGTCGCCGTCAGAGACAGCGAGACTGGACGCGGCCGCGCCGGACGCTCTTTCGGCTTCGGCATCGGCAGCAGGCCGTCGCGCTGGGCTTTCTTGCGGGCGAGCTTGCGAGAGCGCCGGACGGCGTCGGCGGCTTCGCGCTTGCGCTTTTCCGACGGCTTTTCATAGGCGCGGTGCTGCTTCAACTCACGGAAAATGCCTTCCCGCTGCATCTTTTTCTTAAGAACGCGAAGAGCCTGATCGACGTTATTGTCTCGAACGAGAACCTGCACTGATTTTCCGATCCATTGGGAGAGCAAGACGCCACCGGCCTGTGGTGGCGATCGACTGGTTCCGTTTCCAAGCGCCGGCAGGTCGCGAGGCGAACCAGAAGCGTTTCGAGAACAGACAGAGGGTTCCCAAATAGCGCCCCCTGTTCAGCGTCACTCGTGCCTTTTATGATGTTTCACGTCAAAATACCACCCCTTGAAAATAAATCAGCTTCTTGCCTTGTCTTTATTTTAGCCGGGGAGCATATATAAAAGCTGTTGATTTACCGAGATTTGGCTTTTCGTTGCCCTATGGCAACTTTTTTTTCTCGGGTCGACGATAGCAAAATTTACGCAGTGAACTGGAGGTGCAAGTATTTCCTCCCCATCGGACTGCGAAAGTCAACAAGAACACGTATATGTTGGTCGCCCGCAAGGTGTACCGGCAAGGGCGAGAGCCTTTACGGCGAGGCTTGCCGCGCCGGCGAAAGATCCGTGGCGATCTTCGCAAACAAACCCTTCGCCCATCCGCGGCCTGTCCGGCCATATTCCCAAGGGAGGCAGTCATCATGACGACTTTAGACGCGCGCCGCCATTCGAGCCCTCAGAGGGGAAGTGACGCCTCGACCCATGTCTTCAGGATCGGCGAATCGGTGCACTTGAAGCCCAGTTTCCAATATGCCTCCCTGTCCGGCGTCTATCGCATCACGGCGACGCTGCCGACGGCCGATGGCCAGCCGCAATATCGCATCCGCAACGAAGAAGAGCGCCACGAGCGGGTCGCGCCGCAGGACAGCCTGGAGCGGGCGACCGCGTCGTCGACCGGTGGCACCAGGGCCATGCTGATCAAGAGGACATTCGGTCGTGGCTAAAGAGCAAAAGCGCGGTAATCGCGAAGCCAAGAAGCCCAAACAGGTCAAGGCCGCCGTCGCCGCGCCGGTAAACCCCTTTGCTAGCCCGACCAAGGCCCCGGCCGGCAAGAAGGGCTGATCGGCCTGCCTTATTGAACGCGGAACGCGCCGGCTGGATGGAAATCATCCGGCCGGCGCTTGCATATCCCAAAGATGCCGAGAGGGCTTTGGCGCAACGCACTGTTTGTCAATGCTAACATGCTAGACAAGACTCCGGCACGTCACAGCTGAGTGCTCTGTCGCACCTCTCAAGGGGAGCTTTCGGCTGCCACCGCAAGGGTCCGCTTCATGAATATCTACTCCCTTCGGGTGCGTATCGCGGGCCTTGCGGGCTTGTGCATTATCGGTGCGACGACGGCGATTATCGCCGTCAACACGCAATTGGAAATGCGGACCGCCGACTTCGTTTCGAACCGAGTGAGCGAACTCCTCGATCAAACCGGACGTGAGTCGATCATGCGTCTGGCCGGCCAGCAGGCGAGCGTCGTCAGCGCCGAGCTCAATGTGGCTTGGGACGCGGCGCGCAACATGGCCAAGGCGTTTGAGACAACGATGGTGGCGCCGGATAAGGGTGGGGCGCCGATCGAGGCGCGCCGGGCTCAGCTGAATGGCTTTCTCGAGCGGGTTCTGCGCGACACCCCCAGGCTCAACGGGACCTACAGCGCTTGGATGCCCAATGCCCTGGACGGCCGTGACAGCGCGTTCAAAGGCGACAGGGCGGTTGGCGCCGATGACACCGGGCGGGCGCTTCCCTATCTGACCCGCGATAGCGCCGGCCACATCGCGCTTCAGCCGCTCGTCGACTACGACAACAAGGATTTCCATACCAACGGCGTGATGAAGGGCGGCTGGTTCATTGGCCCCCACGAAACCGGGCGAGAGAGCCTTGAGGCGCCGCTGCCCTACATCGTACAAGGCCGACCGGTTTTTCTCGCCACCATCTCCGTGCCGATCATCATTGGCGGCAAGTTCGCTGGCGTCGCCGGTACCGACTTCGACCTGGCCTTCTTCCAGCACCTGGTCGAGAGCGCCAAGGCCAAGGCCTATTCCGGCAAGGGCGAGGTGACCATCGTCACCGACAAGGGCCTGATCGTGGCGTCCAGCCTCGATCCAACGGCCATCGGTGAATCGCTGTCCAAGATCGATGGCAACTGGCAGAGCGATATCAAGATCGTGGCCGGCGGCCAGGAAGCAGCGATTCAGGAGGACAATTCCGACCAGATGCATGTGTTCGCGCCGATCGAGATCGGGCGTACGGGCGCGCATTGGTCGATCATCATCGCCATCCCGCGCCAGGTGGTGATGGCCGAGGCGCTCAATCTGTCCAATGCCCTGAGCGAGCGCGCCAAGGCGGGGCTTTTCTGGCAGATCGTCGCGTCGATCTCCATCGCGGCGGCGGCGACGATCGGTATGATCCTCGTCGGCCAGACCATCGCCGCGCCGATCGTCTCGCTGGCCGGCGTGCTGCGACGGATCGCGTCCGGCGAAACCGTGGGGCGGATCGATGGCACCGATCGTCGCGACGAAGTGGGCGAAATCGCCGCCGCCTCGGAGATCCTGCGCCAAGGCCTTGCCGAGGCCGAGCGTCTGCGGGAAGCCGAGAAGCGGCTTTCCACCCTGGCCGAGCAACTGGATGCCGAGGTCGAGCAAAAGACATTCGACCTCGCCGATCGCGAGCGGGAAATCATCTGGCGACTGGCGCGCGCCACCGAGCGACGCGATAGCGAGACCGGCGATCACATCTCCAGAATGGCGCGCATCAGCGGGTTCATCGCCAAGGCGCTCGGTCTGTCGGAAGAGGAGTGTCTGCTGATGGAGCTCGCCGCGCCGATGCATGACATCGGCAAAGTCGGCGTTCCGGACGAGGTTCTGTTCAAGCCCGGTGCCTTCACGGCGCAAGAGCGCCGGATCATGGAAAAACACACGGTTCTGGGGTGGGAAATCCTCAAGGATTCCAAGTCGAAGCTGATCCAGATCGCAGCGGAAATAGCCTTGAGCCACCATGAACGCTGGGACGGCGAGGGCTATCCGCATCGTCTCAGTGGCAAGGACATCCCACTGGGCGGGCGTATCGCCGCCGTCGCCGATGTCTTCGATGCCTTGACGTCGGTGCGTCCCTACAAATCCGCCTGGACACTTGAAGACGCTCGCGCGCTCATCGAAACCAACGCCGGCAAGCACTTCGACCCAGACTGCGTCGCAGCTTTTCTGGCTGCCTGGAAAGATGTCGTTGCCGTGGTCGGAACATCGCCAACACACGCCAATGAGACTGTGGTTTAGTCGGCGAAAGATGGAGCTTTCGCCGACTGGGTGAGGAAGCCTGCCAGTCGGCGAAGGCGTCGGCGGTGCGAGGCGGAGCTTACAGCTCCTGCGCGGTGGGCCGGAACAGGATCTCGTTGATGTCGACGTCGTCGGGCTGGCTCATGGCGAAGACGACGCAGCGGGCGAAGGAGTCGGCGGGGATTGCCAACTTCTCGTAGAACTGCTTGACGCCGGCGGCGACGTCGGCCTCGCCGATGCTGTTCGGCAGCTCGGTGTCGACGGCGCCGGGAGAGATGATGGTCGTCCGGATGTTGTGGGGTTTTACTTCCTGCCGGAGGCCTTCGGAAATCGCCCGCACGGCGTGCTTGGTGGCGCAATAGACGACGCCGCCGGGGATCACCTTGTGACCGGCCACCGACGACACATTGATGATGTGGCCGCTTTTCTGCTTGGTCATGTGCGGCAGCACGGCGGCGATGCCGTAGAGCACGCCCTTGATGTTGACGTCGATCATCTGGTCCCACTCGTCGATCCGCAGCCGTTCGAGCGGCGCCTGGGGCATGACGCCGGCGTTGTTGACGATGACATCGACGCGGCCATGCAGTTCGACGGCGCGATCCACCAGCGCCTTGACGTCAGCGGCCTTGGTAACGTCGGTCTTCACCACGGCCTTGGCATCGAGGCCGAGTTCTTTGGCGAGCTTTTCGAGGCGATCGAGCCGACGGGCGCCGAGGATGAGTTTGGCACCATCGCGGGCCAATTCCCGCGCCGTTGCTTCGCCGAGGCCACTGCTGGCGCCGGTGATGACGACGACCTTGTTTTCAATATTCTGCATTGGATTGCTCCGTATCGCGGTTGCCGGACCCAACAGCCCGGCCGTCCCCTATGTAGGGTGTCGCTCAGGTCTTTGCCGACAATTGCTCGGCAAAGAGGAGCGTGGCGGTGCTCGGGCAAGAGGGGGGTATGAGGACGCGCGCCTTTCGGCACACCGCCAGTCACGTGGATATTCCACGACCACTGACACATCCCTGTCAGCTGAGCATTTATACGGCCGGCTGCAAGGAATTGAAAAGTCGGCGGTCTTCCAACCGCTCGACAATCGCGGCGGCGGGCAACTGACATGACCTATATGGAAAATCTCTGGCTGTTCTTCCTGCTGCTCACCGGCATCATCGTGGTGCCGGGCATGGACATGATGTTCGTTCTGGCCAACGCCCTGACCAGGGGGCGGCGGGCCGGACTGGCGGCCACCTTTGGCCTGATGGTCGGCGGTGCCTGCCACACCGTGTTCGGCACCGTGGCGGTGGCGGGCCTCAGCAAGCTGATACCGGCGATTTACGGCCCGATGCTGATGATCGGATCGGCCTATATGGCTTGGATCGGCGTGAGTCTGGCGCGCAGTTCCATCGTCATCGACACGGTCGACGCCGGCGCCCTCCGCTCTTCGCGGGCAGTGTTCGCGCAGGGCATCGTCACCTGCCTTCTCAATCCCAAGGCCTGGCTGTTCATTCTGGCGGTCTACCCGCAGTTCATGACGCCGGTCTATGGCCCACTGGTACCGCAGGCCTTGGTAATGGGGGTGATGACGGTCGCCGTGCAGTTCGTCGTCTATGGCGGGCTGGCCTTGATGGCAGCGCGCGGCCGCGACGGCCTGATTACCAATCCCGCCCTGACGATCTGGGTCGGGCGGGTGGCAGGCCTGCTGCTGGTGGCGATCGCCGCCATTACGCTGCTGCGCGGCTGGAGCGAATTATAGGCTCTGCCGATTGTCGCGCTCGAGCTTTCGGCCGCGATGGCGGGCGAACCTTTCCACCGCTGCCTGCTGCCGGGCAACGGTTGCCAATTCGGTGCTGACGACGCGCCGGCCGATCGGCCACAGCGAAATGCCGGCTAGCTTGAAGCACTGGATGCCGAAGGGGATGCCTATGATGGTGACGCAGTAGATCACCCCCAGCACCAGATAGGAGAGGCAGAGCGCCAGACCGAAGGTCACAAGCCACAGGACATTGAACACGAAGCCGATGGTGCCGGTGACGGCCGTCGTCGCCGTGACGCCTTTGCCATCCAGCTCGCGGATATGGACGACATCCTTGCCGAAGGGGAAGGCGCTGAGCTTGGCCATTTCGATGGCCGCCCGCGTTAGTGGCAAGCCGACGATGGACACGGCAAACAGCGCCGCGCCGATCAGCCAAACAAGCGCCGTGAAAGCGCCGCCGAAAACAAACCAGATGGCATTCCCGGCAAACCGCATGCGCCCCCGCTGAAAACCCAAGTTTTCTCGCCGGGAGCATAGGTGGTCCTGGTTGTCTGGCAATACGGGGGAAACGCGCGGGTGGTGCCGGTTGTGCGGCCTCGGTCATGACGCGGGAAAGGATAGGGGCCGGCCGACGGGCGTTCGTTCCGAACGGGGCGGGCCAGATAGCAAAAAAGCCGGGACAAACCCGGCTTTCTCTCCAACGCCTCAACAACCAGTGCCAGTACATCCGTGGTCAAAGATCAGAAGCGTTAGTGGAGCTTGTAAGCTCACATTATTACAAATGGGTGACGAAAGCGAAAATTCAAGGGCAGGGGGTGTTATTTCCGGAAATAGGCTGGGTCAAACGCTGGTTGAGGATCAGCCAGTCCGATGCCGAGCGTAGCTCCCCTCCGCCGCATGCCGTCGGGCGGCGTCCGCCAGTTCCACGCTGACGACGCGCCGGCCAACCGGCCACAGCGAAATGCCGGCCAGCTTGAAGCACTGGATGCCGAAGGGAATGCCGATGATGGTGATGCAATAGATCACCCCGAGCACCAGGTAGGAGAGGCAGAGCGCCAGCCCGAAGGTGAGCAGCCACAGGACGTTGAACACGAAGCCGATGGTGCCGGTGACGGCGGTGGTCGGCGTAAGCCCCTTGCCGTCCAGTTCGCGGACGTGGACCACATCCTTGCCGAAGGGGAAGGCGCTGAGCTTGGCCATTTCGATGGCGGCTCGCGTCAGCGGCAAGCCGACGATCGACAGCGCGAACACCGCCGCGCCAAGCAACCACAACAGGGCGGTATAGGCACCCCCGAAGACGAACCAGATGACGTTGCCGGCAAAGCGCATGACTGACCCCTGGGGTGAGGGCGGGACATCCCGTCAGGCGGTAGGTGGGGATCGCGAGGGGAGACGGCAAGCGCGGAGAAGGGCGGCGGCGAGGGGCTTGCGCGCGGGTAGGGACGTCACCCGGTTGCGCCCCACGATTTCACCAGCTCGAAAAACGGCGCAACGGCCGGGTTTTTCGAGGTGGTCGGCGCACACAGCACGACATCGAATTCGGGAGTATCGACCAATGCCTTGGCGATCACGGCGGGTCCCAGGCCGGTGCAGAGCGACTGGGGGATCAGCGCCACGCCGAGCCCTTCTTCGACCAGCCGGATGATGGTGTGTTGCAGCCGGGGCTCGAAGGCAAAATGCGGCACCACGCCGCCGGCGGCGCAATAGATGCCGATCGCCGCGCGCAGCACCGGCACCACCGAGGCGGGGGCGGCGATCAGCTTTTCACCCTGGAGGTCGCGAGGACCGACGATATCGGCGGCGGCCAGGGGATGGTCCGCCGGCACGATCAGGCAGAGCCGATCGCGCGCCAGAAGCTGCGTTCTGAGGTGCGGCGCGTAGGGGCTGCCGAAGGTAACGGCGATGTCGAGCTTGCCCTCGATCAGCATGGCGTCGATGTCGGTCGGGATGCTCTCTTCCAGGATCAGGTGGATGTCCGGCTTGGCTTCGGAATAGCGCCGCACCAGGGCGGGAATGATGCTGTGGGCGGCGTGCATCATGAAGCCGAGCCGCAATTCGCCCTTCACGCCATCGGCGACCAGTTGCACGTCGCGGCAGGCGGTGTCGAAGTCGGCGAGGATACGGCGGCAATCGGTGAGAAAGTGCCGGCCGGCCAGCGTCAGGCTGACGTTGCGGGAATTGCGGTCGAACAGCCGGACGCCCAGCGTCTTCTCGATCGATGAAATCTGCCGGCTGAACGGCGGCTGGCTCATGTTCATGCGCGCCGCCGCCTGTCCGAAATGCAGCGTCTCGGCGAGGGCCACGAACAGGCGCATGTGGCGGGTATCCATTCGATACCTCAAAGGTA is part of the Pleomorphomonas sp. PLEO genome and encodes:
- a CDS encoding YccF family protein, giving the protein MRFAGNVIWFVFGGAYTALLWLLGAAVFALSIVGLPLTRAAIEMAKLSAFPFGKDVVHVRELDGKGLTPTTAVTGTIGFVFNVLWLLTFGLALCLSYLVLGVIYCITIIGIPFGIQCFKLAGISLWPVGRRVVSVELADAARRHAAEGSYARHRTG
- a CDS encoding LysR family transcriptional regulator, with the protein product MDTRHMRLFVALAETLHFGQAAARMNMSQPPFSRQISSIEKTLGVRLFDRNSRNVSLTLAGRHFLTDCRRILADFDTACRDVQLVADGVKGELRLGFMMHAAHSIIPALVRRYSEAKPDIHLILEESIPTDIDAMLIEGKLDIAVTFGSPYAPHLRTQLLARDRLCLIVPADHPLAAADIVGPRDLQGEKLIAAPASVVPVLRAAIGIYCAAGGVVPHFAFEPRLQHTIIRLVEEGLGVALIPQSLCTGLGPAVIAKALVDTPEFDVVLCAPTTSKNPAVAPFFELVKSWGATG